A segment of the Triticum urartu cultivar G1812 chromosome 1, Tu2.1, whole genome shotgun sequence genome:
cattattttcattcgagaaCTTGCCTCCTTCTTTGCCTCCTGCCGGCACTAACATTTTGCAAGAGTTCACTGATGTCTTTGCACAAGCCATACCACCAGGATTATCACATATTCTAGGGATTAACCATCAGTTTGACTTAATTCCCAGTTCCTCGCTTCCCAACCATGCGTCATACCGTGCCAATcaagaggagacgaaggagattcaACGTCAAGTACAAGAGCTACTCGGCAAAGtttatatacgtgaatcccttagtccttgtgttgttcctgtTATATTAGTGCCAAAAAAGATGGATTATGGAGTATGTGTGTTGATTTTATAgccattaataatattactatttgaTATCGTCATCCTATTCTAAGGCTAGATGATATTCTTAATGAATTAAGTGGCTCTATCACATTCTCCAAATTTGATTTGCAttgtggataccatcaaatttgtatgaaattgggtgataaatggaaaacaacatttaaaactaagtttggtttatatgagtggttagtcatgccttttgggtttaCTAATGCACCTatcactttcatgagattaatggaTGAAGTCTtatgtgctttcattggacgatttgtggtagtatATTTTGATGATacattgatttatagcaaatctttggaggaacatttggatcATTTACGTGTTATTTTTATTGCTCTATGTGATGCATGTTTGtttttggtaaccttgggaagtgcaccttttgcatgGACAGAGTATCATTTCTTGGTTTTGTTGTCACcacacagggaattgaagttgataaagccaagattgaacaATTGTGAGTTGGTCACAACCCAAAAAGGTCAAACAAGTAAGGAGTTTTTTTGGCCTTGTTTTTTTATAGccattttgtgagagatttcagtaCCATTGCtacacctctcaatgagcttacaataAAGGATGTGCCTCTTGTTTGGGGtgccgcacaggaagaagccttcacgatATTGAAAGATAAGTTAACAAATGCTCCTATAATTTGATTAGGAGGTGTATTATTACAAGATGGTAAACCTATTGCATACTTCACTAAAAagttgagtgggcctagtcttaactattctacttatgataaagtaTTATATACTCATATCCAaactttgaaaacttggcatgATTATTTGTGGCCCAGAGAaattgttatacattctgatcatgaatctgtgaaacatattaaaagttgAGAAAAACTGAAACATAGACATGCTAAAGGCCGATGCTACAAATCATCCGGCTGATCTCCCTGCAAGAATAGCTGTGTCGATAGCCGTTAGATGGTCACATCCATGGCATTAAGATCCCGTGAGTGGCTACTGCAGAAAAGGACCAAGGCAGCATGTGTGTTCCGAATTAATGACATCACATGCAGCGAAAGATGTCAAACACTATTTTTCATGATTGTCCATGTGTGACACGTGAGCATAGAGATGCTCCAGTAAAAAGTGATTGCTAGTTTTTTCATGCTCTAGTGTGCTAGCATCACTGTAAAATGTTTGCAACATTTTTTGTATAATATGATGGCATTGTATGTTGTGTTAGACTTCAAATGTTGTGTAAAACATAATACCTCCATAAACTAGTATACGACCTTTTCGAGCACTACTTGGGTGCTCCAAAAGGTCTTATATTAGTTTATAGAAGGCGTATATTTTAAGCTCGTGCTATTCATCGACCAGGTGATATGAGGCTACTATGGATTAACTGCACAATTCTAATTTCCAAGAGAAATTAGTCGGATACTAGGACGTCAAATCCGTCGCTCGCCACCTGTTGGATTCAGTCAACACCATCATGCAGGTCGTCCCCTAATCTCATCATAGCTGCAACAGGAGCAACCGAAGCGCACCACCGTGGGGAGCAGCACCGCCCGACTCACAATAGGAGCCGCTAGCCATGCCGATAGGGCAACTATGCCCCACTGACGGTCGTCGGTGAAGCTACACTGCGGCACCAACATAGGCGTCGCGGTGTTCCATTGTAGCACCCGACGCCTTTGGCGATGCTTCACTGTAGTGCCGATGGTGGCGCGGCGGTGCTCCATTGTAGCACCCGCCAAGCGCTAGAAATGTTTCACTGTAGCGCCAACACTGGCACGGCGATGCTCCATCGCAGCACCCCTGATGGCCGCTGGTGATGTTTCACTATAGTGCCATCACCGGCACGAGGATGCTCCATCGCAGCACCCCGGCGGCCGCCAGCGATGTTTCACTATAGCGCCAACACTGACACGACAATGCCTCATCGCATCACCCCGTTGGTCCAGGTGAAGCTTCACTACAGCGCCACCACTGTGCGGCGATGCTCCATTGCAGCACTGATAGCCCCATCAAAGCTCCATTGCAGTACCCGATGGCCGTCAGCGAAGCTTCACTACAACGCCACCACCGACGCACATGGTGCTCCATCGTAGTGCAATGGCGACTGGGTCCTTCGACAAGTTATGCGGTGGTGACGGCGGATGCTGCAACGCAACTGCTGCGGTGGAGATGTACCAGACGGTGGTCATTGTCATTCTTCCCTAGTTCGTAGTagtggttggtggggtggtcGGCATGATGAATGGAGCTGGAAAGAGGAAACGGGAAAGGAGACAACCAAGCTCACTATGTGCTGTGTTGTGAACCGATCAGGTCCAAGGACGACCGAGGAGTATTTCCAATGTGAGCGCAACATGACTTATGTTGGAAATCCCCAAGCGCAACATGTGAGATACTACAACATGGGCCCAAAGGCAAGTTGTAATAGTCATAAAATGTTTGGATGACTAAGGAGTGTTTGCAATGTGAGCATAACAGAGGTCTTTGttcaaatatttgaatgcaaCATGTGTCATATTGTAAACGATAGGTCACATTTCAACTGACGCAGCCCAAATCAGATGGTTGTTGAGCATGATATCCAATGGTTTTTGAGGCGGCTGATCCAATCCACGCGTCAGCTGGTCGAGGTGTAGCACGCGTCATATTCTAAGCATATATATATGAAACAAATACTAATTCATTGCAAAAACAAATCCACTCAAAAAATATCAACATTTTTTGAACATAATAATTTCTCGCAGGAAACATGACAGGTTTTTTTGACATGGAAAACATGACAAAGTTTTTTTATGATAGCAAACATGAAAAGGTTAACAATGGATGCTTATGTGTGACGTACATAGCAGAGGATGGCATTGGCTGGTGGATAGTATTCAAGCGATAGCAACACTAGGCTGATGATGCAAAGCAGCAGCAGGAACACATAGCAAGCACACACGAGAAAAATAGCGGGAGTATGGAACCATAGCCCACGTAGGCGCACGTGGTTTGCTCGCAAAGCGACTTACATGAGCGCAGCTTCAACCGGTTGATTACAAACAATTTcccatgctaaatgggttgaattcactGGGACTTTCCCATAATTAAACACAATAAGGGTAAATaaaatgttattgttgatgcattgTCTTATCACTATACTATGCTTTCATAGCTTGACTtgaaaatatttggtttggagaccatcaaagatcaatatgtgcatgatgctaaGTTTAAATATGTAATGCAACATTATAAATAAGGAAGACATGGAACAAATTCATCATTAATAATGGGTTtctgtttcgtgctaacaagctatgcttAGGGTTATTTTAAAGAATATATTAAAAATGCGGGAAGAATACTTgtctcatattgaatttgcttataatcgttcactACATTCTACCACTAAGATATGCCCTTTTgtaattgtgtatggtttcctacctcatgcaccCATTGATTGGTGCCTCTTTCATCTTCAGAGAAGATTATGTTGAATTGATATTTAAAAatcatgagttaactaaggaaaacattgagcgtttGAATGCTAATTACAAActtggagataagggtagaaaacatgttgtctTTGCAGCTAAAGATCTTATCTGGTTACATTTACACAAAGATAGGTCTTCTTATTTGTGCAAGTCTAAGTTAATGTCAcatgctgatggtccttttaaggtgttggagaaaataaatgataatgcatataaatttGAGTTCAAATTTTCGGTCAGTCCCACACATATCAAATTAGAAGCCTTATTTGGGAGAAGATGATGACGTTCCATTGAGAACGACTTCaattcaagaaggggaggatgatgggGACATACCTACCACTATTACACCCATAGCCTCAATTTCTACACAGATTGGACCAGTTACTACTGCTCGCGCACGTCAACTAAATTATCACATACTTACATTTTCTTGGAAATATTCTGATGTTCATGAGAGTATTTTTTTGAGGGTGAAGTTCATGAGAGTATGAAGCTGCCTAAATCAGATATGTTTGTGTTAATTAGGAATGAAGGGCCTAGCATGGAGAAGAAGGATGAACATTGAAGCATGATCAAAGCATGGAGAATAAGGCAGGCGCATAGGGGATGCCAAGGGCATTTCGGGTGAAGATTCTACAACACTGAGGCTATCGTCATGATGCAAGGAggcatggacgaaatatacaaagACCATACTTCCTATTTTCGCCCATAGACATATATAGGTGCCGTGCCACCTCACTTTTGGGCTAGAcccatgtaatttcaaaataccagatgatacatccattttgcatcatgttttgtcactattatttatgatgtttttggTCATTATTCCACTTTATGATGCAGttataatgccttttctctcttaatttGCAAGATTTACATGGAGAGGGAAATTACCGGCAGCTGCAATTCTGGACTTAAAAGAGCTATAACAGAGATAGCTATTCTACGGAGCTCCAAACAACCAGAAACTTCACACGATTTTTTTATTGAATGTATAAAAAATACTAGAGAAAAGAAATACCAAAGGGGGGCCACCAGTTGCCCACAAGCCAACAGGGCGCCCACCCCAAGGGCATTCCCTGATGCCTTGTGGGGCCCACAGCTGGCTTCTGGTGCACATCTTCTTATATATGAGGGCGTTTACCCTAGAAAAAAATAGAAGaagactttcgggatgaagcacCACTGTCTCGAGGCGGTAtctgggcaggagcacttttggtCTCCGACGGAGCGCTGCCAaagaaacttccctccaggagggggaaatcgaagccatcgacatcaccaacgatcctctcataatgggaggaccaatcttcgtcaacatcttcaccagcaccatctcatctcaaaccctagttcatctcttgtattgaATCTTTGTCCCAagacctcagattggtacctgtgggttgctagtagtgttgattacatcttgtagttgatgctagttggtttatttggtggaatattaaATGTTCAGACCCTCAAGCATATTCCATACACCTCTCatcttgaacatgaatatgatttgtgagtagttacttttgttctagaggacatgggagaagtcttgttataagtaatcatgtgaagttggtattcgttcgatattttgatgatatgtatattgttcttcctttagtggtgtcatgtgaatgtcgactacatgacacttcaccatactcgggcctaagggaaggcattggggagtaataagtagatgatgggttacgagtgtgacataagcttaaaccctagtttatgcgttcttctgtaaggggctgatttggattcatatgtttcatgctatggttagatttatcttaatccttctttcgtagttgcggatgcttgcgagagggggtAATCATAAGAGAGTTGTTTGTTTAAGTAAGAATAGAACCctagcatcggtccacccacatatcaaattatcaaagtagcaaatgCGAATCAAGTAAACACTATGAACATGACCAGATGAcaattctcatgtgtcctcgagaACGCTTTGCTTCATATAAGAGAACGTtccagcttgtcctttgctataaaaaggattgagCCACCTTCCTGCACTTTGTTACTATTgttacttgttacttgttacgaATTACCTTGCTACAAATCTATCTGTTACCGCCACTTTCAGtatttgcagagaataccttgctgaaaattgCTTACCATTTCTTTCTACTCCTCactgggttcgacactcttacttatggaaaggactaaattgatcccctataattgtggggtCATCACCAGACCACATGTTGTTTTATAGTCCGTATTGACAGGGAAAATGACTTAGGACGGAATTTGCCTCATCTTGCCAAGTGTGTACAAAATTCCATTCTGTCTCAGTATAaatacaacccttagggcattGTTTTAGACTTCCGTTTTGTTTAGACAAAAGTTTGCCATAGCCACAACTTGagtacttcatttgtgtccaacgactAGGCCGAGATGTTCATGAAATCGCAAACTTTattaataaagctttcatcttaatTCGCAATATCCACATTGCAATCTTAGTACTTTCTTGTTCTTCATTTGCATGCAGGAATTAGATGTTTGTGGTCAAGTTGATCGTGCACGACGTCTTCACACGTTAGCAGTCAGATCTTGAAAGTATACTCCACCAAAAAGATAGTTACCCCTCATTGAAAGATCGGGATAAGCCCACTCTATCAAAATTTGTCTTTTTGCTACAATGAACTTTACTTCTCTATCTTTTAGTTATGCCCCTTCAGATTGTAAATGTTAACCCACGCTCTGACAACGTTTGGCTCACGTCGAGAGGATATCAGCCATGTATGATGGCCTTCATGGAATGTAATGGGGCGGGTAGCTAGTGTTTGTGGGTGCCGGATCCTCTAACTTAGGAAGGACTCTCTAGTTTCATGAACAATGTTCAtttaaatctttgaaaaattGAGTCCAATTTTCAAAAGATCCGTTTTAGCTTTTAACATACAAATTTCAATTTTCAAAAGACTCATTTTATTTGTCGAACAATTCCATTTTAATTTCAAAAGGACTCTAACTTGCTTCCCCCCCCCTTCTTACAAAAGAGCACTATAGCTTCCTCACTTGCCTCGTGCAAATTACATGATCGGCTTCGTGTTGGTGTTCCATTTCAAAAAAGACAAAAACAATTGATATACGCACCTACTAGTAATAAAAATTCAAGAGGGTTTACAGGTCTGTTTGTTGTGTGCCCAAGAAACTAAGGAAGTTCTTGACAAACTATCAGAGCTCGTTTGCACCCACTCACCTCTAGGGTCCACAACTTGGAAGAATGAACAATCATTTACAACATCAAGAACACTACACCTGCCTGCCTGGTATACTAGGCAATCACACACATATTTTTTCACATGAATTCTTGCCTGCTTCCAGGAGCTGTAGTAGAGGCGATGGTTCTGACAGCACCTGCAAGGCCTGGACCAAAACTTGAAATGAGGATCACACGTTGGCGGGCATGAGCTCCGGTTGCTGCAGCGGCTCGAGGGAGGCGACGATGTCGCGCATGAGCGGCCGCGCCTTGGGGTTGCTACTGAGGCAGTGGTACGCGAGCATGGCCGCCTTCTGCACGGACCTGACGGGGTAGTCGTCAGAGTCGAGCCTTGGGTCTAGGATCCCCAACACCTTCTTCTTGTGCGTCAGCATCGGCAGCGCCCAGTCCGCCAGCGTCTGCTCCCGCACCGGACGCGACTTGTCCAGCGACTTGCGCCCTGTCACCAACTCCAGCAGCACCACCCCGTAGCTGTACACGTCGCTCATCGCCGTCAGGTGCCCTGATCGCTCACAATAAAATCAATTTAGCCACCAGACCCGTATGTATGATCGAGCTTAATTTGAGTTTGTAGTCTCTCTGTTTTTGGCATGGCACCTGTCATGATGTACTCTGGGGCGGCATAGCCGTAGGTGCCCATGATGCGGGTGGAGACGTGGGACATGTCGCCGACGGGGCCGTCCTTGGCGAGGCCGAAGTCGGAGAGCTTGGCGTTGAAGTCATGGTCGAGGAGGATGTTGGAGGTCTTGAAATCGCGGTAGATGACGGGCTTCTCGGCCTCATGAAGGAACGCCAGGCCCCTCGCCGCGCCGAGCGCGATCTTCATCCTCGTCGCCCACGCCAGGGGCGCCATCACCCCTGAAATGAAAACCCCATGCATCGATCGCACCGGCTCCGAACACGCACCAAACCGAAAGTGTGGAAAATGGAGGTGGTACGCCTACGTACGTGAGAACAGGTGTGACTCCACGCTGCCGAGCGGCATGTACTCGTAGACCAGCACCCGGTGCTCGCCCTCACAACAGTAGCCCGCTAGCTTCACCAGATTCGGGTGTGATAGGTGGCCCAAGAAGATCACCTCCGCCTACATAAACTCAACACAAAAAGGCATAGGAAGATAGATGCTTGTCAGGCTAGCCATGCAACAAAAATCTGCACCTACCACGCTTACAATTACTACATTTATTATGGAAATAAACATTTCGGTCTTATTTGACTTTGCTATTTGTTGGGGTAATTTTGTGTGTGCGCGTGTGCGTGTATTGGCTATGTGCATCCTAACTAAGTAGAGATCGGATGTATACTCTTATGATTGTATCACTCGGTGCCATATTATGAGTCAATAAAAAAACACTCTTTATTGAAGAAAAAGTAAAGATTTGTGAGAATTTAATTAATGTACATGTCAATTTGTGCAAAAAAAAAAGTAGGTGTGTCACGATTAGAGGGAGACTGACCAGCCATTCCCTGTGGCCCTGGAAGCTGTTATCCCCGTCGTGCACCTTGACGGCGACCTGCAGGGGCTCGTCTCCGCTGCCGTCCGTACCCACGGCACCCTTGTACACCctgccgaagccgccgccgccgattaGCGAGTCCTGCCGGAACCCGTTAGTCACCTTCCGGAGCTCCTCGAAAGAGAAGGCGGTCAGCGGGTTCCGCGCGGCCGAGTCGAGCCGCATGGCCTCCACCTCCCTCGCGTTCGACGGCAGCCTACTCTCATCGCTCCGGTCCCTCTCCGACGGGCTCTGGATCTTGGGAGTCTCTGCACACGTACGTACCACAACTGTCAATACCATCACCACACCAACTGAATTATCTCTCTTTGAAAAATGGATTTTGCTGGAGCTAGTGGTAGTGGGTGATCAAAATTTCAGGAAAAAATCCATTTGCCTAGAATACTGAAACAGAGTGCCCAATCAGGACTTCCGGTCCGGACAAAAAACGAAATCAAATTTCTGAATCTGAGGGCGGTGGATCACACATAACGATCACTTAGAAAGCAGAGCAGCAAGGGAGAGGAGTATTACTCACCTGACTTTGCAGTGGAGACCCTGTTAATGTAGGAACTCCCCCGAAACCAGCAGTTACCCATAAGACACAGTATTTATTCCCCCTATATCTAGCCCTCTCCCCTATTTCTGCCACCAAGAACagcccgaggaagaagaagaagatggtaCAGAGGTAAAGACTGGAAAAATAGAGAAGGAAGCAGAGCGAGTATCCTGATAAGAAAGGAAGAAGACGATCACTGTGTCTATATGCGGGGCTCAAGAGTTGACGAGAGTCCGGACGATCGAACCAGCTTTCGTCCTAAACAAAACAGGGAAAGGGCCAAAGGCCCACGGAGAGAAAAGTTGGTCACAAACGAAAGAggaatgaacacacacacacacacagagagagagagagagagaggaggaggaggatcgGTACTTGGTAGTACTACTTCAGCAAGAGGAGAAAGGAAAGAAAcgaaaagaaaaacaaacaaaagggCAGTAGTACGGTTCAAGTGAACCATCACTTTCTCCCCTTTATCATTACCTTTAAATCATGAGAAACCACTAATTAAACGCTAGGCAAAAGCATATAAAATTTGCAATTATGCAAGGCAGTTGGCCTGTTTCTCGTAGCCGGTTACACCAGGAGCATAATTCCTGAGCACGAATCCATGTTTGGTTCGTACAGGCATTTCATTTGCCAATTTCGGTTGAATTGCCAATACAATACAACATCATTGATTATCAATGATACAAGGTggtgcggagcatcctatggacattaTCAATTCACCATGGATCGTGCACCAAAATGATGCGAAGCATCCTACGGTCATCTCCATGGACTCGTCATCATCATCCCACGCATCAAGCGGACCTATGACAACAGCACGTGCAAGAGCTATTGAGACTGAGGTGATATCTCTCCTTAATGAACTTTCATTTGAGCCACTTAAGACATGGCTACTATCTCAAGAGGGAATGCTATCTGTGCTTAGGTATCAAAAAGACGACCTCGAAGACACTCGGGACGAATGCCAAGCCACCACGGTAGCGGACAAAAGAACACCTCAAGTGGAGTCACCGAAATACTACAGCGGCTGGACATCTGGCCCTAGCCTAGAAATCCGACGCCTCCAAGTCCAGTGCGAACTCCAAGAACCCGTGCCTGCTAAAGCTACAATGACCGGACATCTGGCACACCGCGACAGGCTGGACATCCGGCGCCTCCCCGAAAATCCGGCCAGAGGAGTCCAGATCGTTTCTGAATTGGGCAGTCACCTGGCCGGTCATCCAGCGCCCCAAGTCGAGCCGGACATCCCGCAtgcccccggacatccggcgcctgcgCGCGCAGAACCGGGCCAAAGACCCATGTAACACTCTCCCTCTCACTTATTGCGTCCTAGATTATAAATAGACCACCCCTTCatctagctagggttagcaaagcACTTCTTGTGAGATCTATAGAGCTTTGCTCCTATCTATCACATCTCTCATGGAGATCAAGACCTCCATGCgagaagatccctagtggataTCAAGACCCAATCTAGATCTAGGGAAGATCCTCTAAGGATATCAGGGCCCCCCTCTTCTTGAGATTGGGATGAACTATCTACCTATTTGCCCATCTATGTTCGATTTGGGTCTTGTAACTCATAGGTGTATGTGGATTTAGTGGATGTGTGACTTGAATCTTGTCTTGAGTGTTTTCCTCCTTGTATTTTCCTCTTGATTTCTCTTTTTCCCacctccaagtgtgaaaagatcaGCCACGAGGGTTTCACCCTGTATCATCTTGGATCAGCGCATAGGTTGATTCACATCTTGAAGCCCCACCCCCACCCACTTTCTAGCCTAATTTCTTTTTGTTTTTGACCTAATTCAAAAATTCCCACGAAAAATAGCCATACCAACAAATTTGTGATTTCTTGGTTTTGATAAGATTTTGTTGATTCTGATCCATGGATTTGAAGTATTGCACGGGTGGATCTATCTTTCCACCAGCTCTCCACCACTTCTCCTCACTTCTCCCACCCATTTTTTCTCTACGCCTTTAAACTCGTGAGATCAGATTTGTCTCAGATTCCGGTTGTCGGACATCCTCTCCGATGCAACCAACGTCCCCATTTcacccactgtcggtgtcaaaaccgacacACCTCGGGGTAGGGGGTCTGGAGCTGTGGATCTCAGATTGGTGGCAATAGGAACAAGGGtgacgatgtttacccaggttcatgccctcttgatggaggtaagaccctatgtcctgctcttgtttatattgatgatgATGTATCGAGTACAAgcttgatctacctcgagatcgttaGTTGTGTTCTAACCCAAGGGCTAGGTGAATGTAATTGTGATTCGTTCCCTTTTACGGGCTAAACCCTTTGGCTTATATACACACGAGGTAGGGCATCTGGGGTTACATGGTCGGTATCCAGGGGAAATGCATGGAGGCGGTAGGATATGTCTTGGAGTATACGTCAAGTCTTCGACAGATACAGTCTTGATTACGTCCAAGCATGTAGCTTTCAGAGTCCAGCCAACGAAGAGTGGGGCCCATAGGCCCAACCCATGGACTACAGGTCGACTCGATTGGCACCCCtcagtccaggacaccgtcagtagcccccaaacTGGTCTTATTTGCTGAGGACGACCTCCTTGATATAAATAACTTCGGATCCGAAGTCTTTGGCTCATCAGACGAGTTCCCCTTCTTTGGCAATTCAAGATTCCTTTCTTTTAATGGTTAATATGGACCACCCCTCAAAGGAGTGGCATTCCCCAAACATGGCCTAACCGAACTCACTCAGCGCCAAAGACGCGAGGTTACTTAACCATGAAGGCCCGCCATATAGGTGTGAACAATGCTTTCTAGCTTTATAACTTTATCAAAATGGCACCACCCATGACTGGATGAGCCGTTACTGCTGAACCGAATCACAGCCCGAGGAAATCTTCTTATTGGCACGTCCCATCGAAATGGAGATCGTGCCTGTTTCCTTAGGGATATCATTAATATTTTGTTTTTCCCCGTACGCGTAACGACATCTTTTGCAGGGAGTGGAGATTTCAATGGTGCGTTAGAGGGACTCTTGGCCTTTTATCAGCCTATATAAGAGTAAAGAGGCAGCGACGGAAAAGGCACACTCTAATTCATCCTCGCCTGCTCGAGCTCAAGCACCCAGATCCAATCTCAATCCCATCTTGCATAGCATGTCCTAATCTCTGTCCCCAGCAATGGAAGATGCCAATCTTAAGGGGCACTAGACTACTTCCTCTGTTACGAAGGGCACCATCTTGGAGTTGCGCAGCGCGGGGTACATCCCCACTGGGATC
Coding sequences within it:
- the LOC125554761 gene encoding probable serine/threonine-protein kinase PBL16, with the protein product MGNCWFRGSSYINRVSTAKSETPKIQSPSERDRSDESRLPSNAREVEAMRLDSAARNPLTAFSFEELRKVTNGFRQDSLIGGGGFGRVYKGAVGTDGSGDEPLQVAVKVHDGDNSFQGHREWLAEVIFLGHLSHPNLVKLAGYCCEGEHRVLVYEYMPLGSVESHLFSRVMAPLAWATRMKIALGAARGLAFLHEAEKPVIYRDFKTSNILLDHDFNAKLSDFGLAKDGPVGDMSHVSTRIMGTYGYAAPEYIMTGHLTAMSDVYSYGVVLLELVTGRKSLDKSRPVREQTLADWALPMLTHKKKVLGILDPRLDSDDYPVRSVQKAAMLAYHCLSSNPKARPLMRDIVASLEPLQQPELMPANV